Proteins co-encoded in one Sebastes umbrosus isolate fSebUmb1 chromosome 20, fSebUmb1.pri, whole genome shotgun sequence genomic window:
- the LOC119479148 gene encoding probable phosphatase phospho1, giving the protein MTAPSNLAAPQQQRFLMLFDFDETIINESSDDAVVRALPGQQLPDWLRNSYREGHYNEHMQKILVYMAEQGVSEDSIQAAVEKIPPSPGLLNLFQYLQSHQQDFELVVVSDANVYFIETWLERAGVRHLFRKIFTNPASFDATGRLVLLPFHSHSCSCCPDNMCKQKILREYLAGRQKEHGGAPFQRVFYIGDGANDICPSLALGPRDTAFPRRDFPMHRLLQSQAATFKANIVPWVSGEDIVDCLKKIMEER; this is encoded by the coding sequence ATGACAGCTCCATCAAACTTGGCGGCGCCACAGCAACAGCGCTTTTTGATGTTGTTCGACTTTGACGAGACCATCATCAATGAGAGCAGCGATGATGCTGTGGTGCGTGCTCTGCCGGGCCAACAGCTTCCCGACTGGCTGAGAAACAGCTACAGGGAGGGCCACTACAACGAGCACATGCAGAAGATCCTGGTTTATATGGCGGAGCAGGGCGTGTCTGAGGACTCCATCCAAGCAGCGGTGGAGAAGATCCCGCCCTCGCCCGGCCTCCTGAACCTCTTCCAGTATCTGCAGAGCCATCAGCAGGACTTTGAGCTGGTTGTGGTCTCCGACGCCAACGTGTACTTCATCGAGACGTGGCTGGAGCGCGCCGGGGTGCGACACCTTTTCCGCAAGATTTTCACAAACCCGGCCAGTTTTGACGCCACCGGCCGTCTCGTGCTGCTCCCTTTCCACTCCCACTCGTGCTCCTGTTGTCCTGACAACATGTGCAAGCAGAAGATCCTTCGGGAGTATCTGGCGGGCCGACAAAAGGAGCATGGTGGTGCTCCCTTTCAGAGGGTGTTCTATATCGGAGACGGGGCCAATGATATCTGTCCTTCTCTGGCTCTGGGGCCGCGGGACACAGCCTTCCCCAGGAGGGACTTCCCCATGCACAGGCTGCTGCAGTCCCAGGCAGCCACGTTCAAGGCCAACATCGTTCCTTGGGTCAG